From the genome of Polypterus senegalus isolate Bchr_013 chromosome 8, ASM1683550v1, whole genome shotgun sequence:
tgatccactcctgaatcatacattttgttgttgccgctcaggttcagttcagtcagtcgtgagtgtggagaagaaagagctgaggagagagctgagcaacgtCTGGAGGTGAGACGACATGACATGAGGctgtggaggagaagagagaagtgaggacatgtggacagacagaccaTCGGTGGTCTCAATAAGTGACATGATGACTACAAGCAGAGCTGGATGCTCAGGTGTGTCACTGAACAGCAGGCTGCAGCTAGCATTTGAACTGAAACACAATTTGAACTCCACACCAATGCTGcccttcaaggcgctatatacctgaaGTATCTTCTGTCTGTCAGGTTACCCTGATACCCTGAGTGATGAGAGGACGTCAGCCATCACACTGGACAGGAGTGTCACATAGCAGGACTGACCTTGTCCTCCACTTGAATGTTCAGATGCTCTTCTCTGAGTTGGTGACAGTCGAGTGACAAACTCAGATTTCTGTCCCTAATTCAGGACTCAGGGTGAGGACACAACTAAAATGATTGACAGGAGGCCATTTACAAATGTCAGCCTCTCCAGATGTTCAGTGACAGCAGCTGTGAATCAgtcagcctttattttatagagcgCTAGTCACAAACTGACAACACAAACAAGAGGACAAATAAACACAATGAGCCCAAACATAAATAAGTGACAAGGGAGAGGTGACAGGAGAGGTGATGGGACATGGGAGGACATGacagtccagtcctggagggacaCACAGAGGGTCATTGGCTGCTTAGTGACACTCCACTCTGTCCAGCCATCTTCTCTAAGGCCTATCAGCCACCTGAGCTCAATGGACAAACTCCACTCAGCCGGGTGATGACATGGGTTCAAGGTGACGGGCTTGTTGAGTCATAGCGAGGGTCTCTCTCAGTGTCACCACACACACCAGCTGTCACGGACACGGTGGAATGAAGAGCTTTGGTAGTTAGTAGAGAGTTTGGACCCTGGACAGGCCTCTGCTCTTTATAGACACTTTAGGACCAAatttataaaactgaataataaataagACAGAGGAATACAATAATAagacatagaaaaataaaaatcaaataaagaataaaaatgtgtttcagtGTCATTGTGACAAAGTGGACAAATGAACGCAGTTTACAAATTAGAATTTGTGTGCAAATATTGATGAAGACATTCCAGATAAAAATATGAAGAGAGACAAAGCCAtcccctttattttatatagcgcctttcaatccAAAGTCACTTTACATGTCCAGCTCTCTCCTTGTATTCTTACtctgagcacagacaggtgacgtgactcactcagggtcacacagcatgTGACAGGCAGGAACTGAACCCACGTCACTGGGATGTCAAGTGTGGCACCACAGCCACTGGGCCACAGAACTGGGAATCAGGATTGGCCAGAATGACAGAGGAGGCGGGACATGAGATGTCAGTCAGACTGAGAAGGTGTGAAGAGAAGGCGGCCATCTCAGTGAATTTGATTTATCAGGCCTTTGATCAAATGGGACGCTTTGGTGTCTTTAGATGACCTAAAAATGTcgactgactgaagtgtttgattATTGTGTTGTTAAACATTTGGTCAAAGTGTGAAGGCTCAGGAGGGCTgaagtgacacacagacactcaaacgTGTGACATGAACaggacagtggcacagtggttagacaCACATCAGGGACCAGGGTGCAGTTCTGAACACACGACTGAGCTCTCGGCTCTTGGTGctgattcttttttcatttttatgctgataAGACTTCAGGGGTGTTGGTGGCTTCACATTTATGTGTTAAGTACTCAAGGACATGGTGACTATAAACCTCTAAAGTAAAACGTGTACAAATAAGAGTGACATACAAGTGACAAGGGCCACAAATCAAATGTCTTTGGACAAACTCTGAATTGTCACAGATCTACAAACACTGACCTCAGTTTGTGTGCTCAACTCACAACTGAAATCTTCTTAATGGCCAACAAGAAGATGAGCCAAAGACCAAGTCAGCGCCGCATTTCAGGCCTTTGTCAGGCTGCAGACTTTTCACTCCTTCTAAAGCTCCAAGGCCGAGGTGAGCTGCTCAGTGGTCTTGTACCCCATGTTGGTCACAGTGTGTTATTGTAatgatatgtgtttttttttttttaactatgtgaATATTGCAAAgttattcttgtttttgtaattcttgAGTGTCATTTGGGTTATTTCTGTTATTACTTCTTCTGAATTTTTTACACTTTGAGGTAgttgattatattttatattttccagtGACGCCATCTTAAGTTCTTGTGTGTCACTATTCTGTGTGTCTGTTGTAAAGGAGTTGCTACAAAGTCACAATCAGAGTCACACTAAGCGTTTTGTCAAAGATCAAGAGTACAAAGTTCAGTCCATTGTACTTGTGTGTTATCTTGTTTGTGGATGTGACATAAAGAATAAGCACACGTGTGTTTAAAAGTTCAACGTGTGTTTAAAAGTTCAACGTCACAACTGGTGCTTTGTGTTTCGACTGcaagtttggattttattttcagttttgacaCTCGGCTTTTTGATCTTTCAGTTCTGATCTCCTCTTCTGGCCATTTTGATGTTAGTCCTGATTTAAACTCGGGTCATTCAAAAAGACAGAATCAGTGAGAGAAGACGGGTTTACAAAGATATGAAGCCCCTTCAGGGAGAGGTCAAAGATTTAAAGACCCCAAAGACACAAGTGACAACTACTTTGTGACAAACTCTAACTGATATTTCCACTTCAAGTGCTCACATAAATCAAGGTGCTGGTGGTCTGCCAGTAGCTGGTGGGAGTCACGTAAAGGACCAGCCAGTCACCATGTGATTTGTTTTACCGGAGACCCTAAAGATGGAGGGGATGTTTGAATTAACAAAGGACGTGTTTGATTGTCAGCCAAATCCTGATTCTAAAAGTCAGCTCATGTTGGTCATTTGATGTCACTGCTTGATGAGAAGCCACCTGAATGGACATTCACAATGACAATACAAGTCAGCAGTGCTGTCCATCTATTGAGGATTTGGTTTGTgaatttagaaacattttaaatatggctGACAGATTAGAGGTGGCAGTCAGTCGATTACTAGAATTCACACAAGACATTAAGTCAGTTagtaaaaataaagtgacatttgACATGCGAGAGTAGTATCAGGCAGGGACATTCTgacaaactgtcaatcaaaatgattaatgactgtAAGCACCACCCTGGAATCTGTCTATTTTGACCAGTGTGGTGatactttcaaaaataacttcattatattatacttacaaaaagagtaaccaaacatgttatatagtgtaagggacgtcaggcgtgggctggcctctcgacatgtacaggacatggtccattactcagccaggaggacaatgtaattaaggaaatttgggttttgctcatttttagtaactgtcttttgtctgattttagacagaccccAGAAAATAagccctaaggttaagctctgtatatatgtgaacatttttggtttcagccaccaatcagcccaggctagatttttttatacgtctcaaacgtgatttaaaagggaactgcggcatacgtctgtgtgaattttacaaggcttatatcaAACTAGTAATCTCATGCATCACCTTGAAAAGTGAAGTACATTCCATGGACAGACGTTCTGGGCACTCATGAACAGGCTGGCGTCAGAGGAAGGGAACCTGCAGACAGCAAGCTGATAGTTGAGAAATCGGTCTAAAATAGTTGGAGTGGAGATGGCTCTCTGAAACTACTTCTCAGAATGTCCTTCTTGTCTCATGCTATGTGATAACCAGGAAACAATGAGCTGTTATGCAAATAGGGTGGGACATTACAGTTTCTGTACCAGCCAGCAAGCTCGTAGGGCCTCACCCAGTGGGAGatgggtgctcgaaacgggcgggctcagttgtttgcaagcgaactcacagagtcctcccCCCAGTGAGGTACCTAACATCTTCCATCTAAAGTCACTTGCCTGCTCGTACGCACAAAGCGGCTGTTAGATCCTCTCcagcttgcagagcctgactttccTTCTTGTGTGTAGAGAGAGCGGGGCTGCTAAAAGCCAGGctgcttgtctctctctctggGAAACCTGCTGCTTGAggattttctgtgagatggaagatTCAGCAGCTGGATGCTTAGATCTTTCTGTGAAACGATTTCAGATTTCCTGCtcagagtctttagaaaatgctttgctttttgatATAGCACTTTCAGAAGGGCTTTCAGAAGtggcagggaagtgtgggggactggAAAGTGTGGGGAGGCCAgccgtcaggtgctgcctcacCAGGGGCCAAGGAAGGCCCTTCAGGCCGGCAGGGTACGGATAGGAACGTGCTTGGACTTGTCCAGGCCAAGGCATCAACCTGCCTGGACTTGTCGAGGGCCGACCTTGGGCAGGTCTGgtcttgtcgaggtaaaggctgtaacaagCCTGGGCTTGTTTTTTGGgagaggggggctgggaagtgggtgTGGGGTGTTGGCGGTTCAaagagggggcagacatccatcaaactgcccttgacagtttgtttaaccaATCAGGTGCTGGGGGTGGGTTCAAGGAGCCGGTAAACaaccatcaaactgcccttgacagtttccttaaccaatcaggtgcaggggGCGGGTTCAAGGCAGAGTCTGGTCGGGGACAGGGTGTCCTTCACCAATCCACTACAAGGGGGCGGCGGCTGGGTCATGTGGAGGGGCGGGTATTGCGTCATacagggcgggacttccggtatgacgGCATAAAAGGGGCTTAAGGGGCGGGACTTCAGGTGTGATGTCATAAGGGGGCTGGCttaaggtcattaatcattttgattgacagtaaGACAGAATGTCCCTGCCTAATACTACTTGCGAGCCAATGAAGTGGTCAGACTGATGACCTTCTCATGTCACTGCTGAGCACACAAAGCTGGCACACCACATGGTGTCAGGGCTGCCAGTCCTGATGGTGTCGACTCTCAGGTGTGACTCCATCAcaaatctgctgctaatgtcctgCTGTCGTATGGTCAGGCCAGTCAGCTATGTGACGATCATCGGGGGGTTTACTTCTGAACTGCTTTACACCCTAAAGACCTTAAGTAGTCAGTGAAGAGGGTGGGATTTGACCTGCGACCTGGAGATGTGGGGTAGCAGTGCTCACCTCTGTGCTGCCCCCCCGTAAGGATCACTTTGACTAAAACGAGTTCCAGAGGTGAACTCCATATTTCTACAGTATGAGTGCGGACAGCCAGAGTTCAGAGGTTAGGATTGTTAATGAAAACTACAACTAAAGTGGAGAAAAAGTGTtatgttaaatgaaataaaagtgaaagtaaaagagtgaaaaacaaaaactaaaattaaaactgcaaacaGAAAACTAACTGAAATGAAATACAAATCTGCTTTTTTCAATTTCTATGAATAACCAGACCAGAGTTCACCAATCAATTAGTTGACAGATTTTGTTCTTTTCCATTCCTGTAGCTCACTCTCTccgttgttttctgtgtgttttacaaatctgtttcttTACTTGTGCTAATtgtatatttctgatcatcaatacTCACCTGAGAGTCTGTCCCTGCGCTCAGTAGAGGgcgctatacacacacacactctatgcTATTGTATTGTACTCAGCTCAGCTCTGGGCGACACTCCAAGGCTGGACCTTCACCTCCACTCACCGGCGGGCGGGCAGCCGAGCACTTGGACTGACGGACTTTACAGCACAGAAGGGTCTCTGAAGTGTTTGAGGGTCAGTGCTATCTCTTCATGGCGCCTCTTCATGCTCAGTGCAGACTCCTTCATCACCGACTGCTCACCACAAAGATTCTGCTACAGGCTGTTTATTCTCCGCCAACTCTACGCTCTTTATAATCagcaatttaatttataaagatatcACTTTACACTTTCATGACATACTGGGCACAGGatataaattacttaaaaaaagtattaatatgACCGCAGCACACGTGAAATAACTGAGCACTCACGTATGATTACTTGACATTCTACAGCACACGTGATGCCAGCGACAGACAACGACTCTTCTGTGGAGGGCACTGGCACAATGGCAGCCCCCTCAGACTGGCACTTCAATTATTAGATGAGCCAGGACACGTTTTATGTCAACTTGTATTTTCAAATTGTTAACAAAGTACAGTAATTATGGAACTTGTGTTTCCATTAAAGAAagattacattttgaatttttttttctattcaaagATGTTTCACTGTTTAGGTGTGAGAGGCTGCAGCCCCACTtgtacttaaaatgttttatcacCCATAAATAACGAGACCACCTTGAGTTTATGGCGAgttctttcttttccttgtttttgaAAGTATTTACTTTGTTGTCCTAATTAGTCAGAATGATGTAAGTGGGGCGTCACTGTGATTTGATTGGCTTTACACGGCTGGGGGGCTCCACATTCCTGACTACACCCGCGGTGCACGTGAAGGACGCAGCTGCTGCCGTTGGACGCCAATATGAGGCTGCTGGTGATTTGTGATTGACGAGTGAGGaggtgaaataaaacaaactcagCAATCGGGGAGAGACGACCGGCCGGAGGAAGTTGGTTTGTTCTTAGAGGAGTTTATTAGTGCTAACCATGTTATTCTTATTAATGGGGGACTCCCAGAATGCATTACAAGATGGCCGTATGTTAAGTTAGTGTTGCAGACAGCTGGTTCATTTACAAACCCTGTGAAAGCAGACTGAGGGGGGGGTTTCAGTTCAGGAGGGGAACTGATTTGGGAGAAGTGGCTCAGGTTTAGTGgatggattttttgtttttttcccaagtTATTGATTTGAATGAGTGCAACAGGTGAATTGTTTCTTTTGGAGTTTTCCTAttggttattattgttattatttatttatttatttattttatttcccgtgatgaacattttattttttaatgcaatgcgtCTGTTGCTACATTTGTCCTAATTAGTAATTGTGTCATCTCTGACCAGTGTCAGACCCCGTCACCTGCCTGATGACGTCTACTGGGGGGCTAAGGAGTGTTTTGTTCGCTTATCTCCTGCCACAGTACACATTGTAGTTTATTTATGGATGAAGACCCCACACAGGTTGTGTCCCCATCACTTGTCACTGTTCTGTGGACACAGAGGTGTGTTTGATCTTTCATATTCTCCACGATAAAGGAGAGTCTCATTATTACCTGAGAGCTTCTTTAGACAAAAGTGAACATTCTACAGATTTGAAACTTACTTATTGAGATTAAAGTTATTAATTCCTGCAgctattaataattttttaaaaaataacacactaCAAAAATTACAACACAGGCTTTCAATGCACAGACATATCTcacaataacataaaaatgtcttttatagAACTTTCTAATCAGTTGTACTTTTCTCATTTCTCAACAAAGAGGCTCTAATCTTGAATTTCtatatgaattattatttgaTGTCTGTTGTTATTTAGATGCTGTTGTTCCTTTTCAGGTGCCACTGTGACACACAGCAGTGTATGTTCTGACATGGACCCCCGTCTATTTGTAGTCCTGacaccccctgctggacacactaATGTCACCCTCAGTGTCCACTGACAGTCAAACTAAACTCATGAAGGTTTTATTACTCACATGACACGTCTACAGCAGATGAGCCCCGGTGCCAGTCTCGTGATGCACTCTGAGGTGAGTTTTGTGTCTGACAGGTTGAGCTCCTCAAGTTCTCCACAGCAGTTGATGACAGAGCCCAGAACAGCACAGTCCAAAGGAGATAAAGTCGTCTTACTAAAGTCCATCTTTAAATCCTTCCCAATGGCATCTCtgattaatttcttattttgagtCTCATAGAGCCACTGACACACTCGCAGAGCTTCACTTTTATCTCGTCCTCGTAGCGCCTCTTTAGCTttcttcttcacccactccagTATCTGCTTTGCTGTCTTCATCTTAAACTCCCCCATGACTCCCTCCAGTGTTTTAAACACAGAATATCTGGCCAGTCCTGCCAGGAATCGAGTGAGAATCTCAAACTGGGCATCTTTACACGTCTCCAACTTCTCAAGCAGCTCTTCGACACCCCCTGATGGATCGAGGTAGAAGGAGCAGGCGGCCATGAACTCCTGTATGGTGAGGTGATAGAATGTGTATGTCGTGTGCTCCAGAGTGCTTTCTCTCTGAAGGATTTCTTTAAGGAATCCTGAGAGGAATGGAGAGGACAGAACTGGCCGGAGACCAAAGGTGGACATCTCAAACTTGTCATAAAACACAAGAGTCCTGTTCACAACCCCATAATAAGCCATCTTTCCTAGTTTGACCAGAATTTCCTGCTGGTCCTCAGCTTCTCGCTTGTGATTGGTGAGGATGTTGTGAAGGAACATCACAAAGAGCTCAGTGACAGTTCTGGGGGCAGCTCCTCGCTCTTCTTCAGGTGTCATGAAGTGGCTCTTCAGCACAGAGCAGATAATCCAGCAGTACGAGGGGTTGAAGCACATGGTGTACAGGATGGCATTCTCCTCCACATACTGAAAAGCCTCAGAGCTCTGATCAGCATCACCAAAGAACTTCTTAAAGTACATCAGCCTTTGTTCAGGAAAGAACCCCAGGATCTCTGCAAATCGATCAACTCTCTCCATGTCGAGGGTCTCCAGGGCTGTTGGTCTGGTGGTTATCAGGACTGTGCAGGCCTTCAGTAATATCCCTCTAATCAGATTGGAGACCAGGATGTGGGCAGGGAAAGCTCTCAACTGGGTCTGAGGGGAGTTTTCTTGGTGTGAAGTCCAGTTTGTGTTTGTACTCATCCAGTCCATCAAATATAAAGAGGAGAGATTCAGGTTTCTTCAGGATTTCACTCAACTTTGGATCATTAAgatatttatagtgccttacaatcAGCCTGGTCAGAGGCATCTGTGGCTCTGTCTCTGTGTCTAGTAGGTTCAGCTCCCTGAATTTAAACAGGAACACAAATGTAAACCTCTGGTACTGAGTGCCTCTGGCCCAGTCAAACATGATCTTCTGAACCATGGTGGTCTTCCCAATTCCAGCCACCCCATTGACCACTACAATGTGAGGGTCTGTCTCACTTCCAGGACTCCTCCTAAAAAGCTGCTCAGTCCAGATTCTCTCACATTTCTCTTTTGTCCGCTCCTCTATTAGCTCTGCATGAATCTTCCCCATCTTCTCCAGTTCATGGTGCCTTTCACTGTAGGTTCTTTTGTACTGTTTGATGACCATCAGCTCTGTGTATCGAGTCTCAAAGCCCACTGCTCTGGTGTGTTGATCTCCAGCAGACGCCTGGTCCTCCAGAGTTTTTGTAGATTCAGACACACCACCTCTGTGTGTCTCATTAAGGCCTGAAAATGATAAAGagaaattgtgaaaaaagaacaaaaaaaaaaaaaaactgaactttttgGAGTTTTTAGTTCTCATTGGTCataatagaaaaaagacaaatgtgtAGGCAGAGTGACAGTTTGACAATCAAGGAGTTAAGTGCCAAACTGAGGAGTGGAACTGACATGGTGGTCTTCTCTGATGTTTTGACTTTTCAGTCCAtataagactgaggagattagaaagtTTAAA
Proteins encoded in this window:
- the LOC120534773 gene encoding LOW QUALITY PROTEIN: NACHT, LRR and PYD domains-containing protein 3-like (The sequence of the model RefSeq protein was modified relative to this genomic sequence to represent the inferred CDS: deleted 1 base in 1 codon), which produces MSEDGLCEKFVSMISRKRRSDEDIAALSGLTHKFPKVIQTFSHEDLLKITEFYKPYLAYVIYYDITSILQNLATKNILTNDEAKRFKAKEKGEGRAGVESFISDIMKMDNVVLVSLWKALAEEHMRFPSPNLTRILKEVTEGGPDLLINIQASLQPTSIDDSIKGLNETHRGGVSESTKTLEDQASAGDQHTRAVGFETRYTELMVIKQYKRTYSERHHELEKMGKIHAELIEERTKEKCERIWTEQLFRRSPGSETDPHIVVVNGVAGIGKTTMVQKIMFDWARGTQYQRFTFVFLFKFRELNLLDTETEPQMPLTRLIVRHYKYLNDPKLSEILKKPESLLFIFDGLDEYKHKLDFTPRNSPQTQLRAFPAHILVSNLIRGILLKACTVLITTRPTALETLDMERVDRFAEILGFFPEQRLMYFKKFFGDADQSSEAFQYVEENAILYTMCFNPSYCWIICSVLKSHFMTPEEERGAAPRTVTELFVMFLHNILTNHKREAEDQQEILVKLGKMAYYGVVNRTLVFYDKFEMSTFGLRPVLSSPFLSGFLKEILQRESTLEHTTYTFYHLTIQEFMAACSFYLDPSGGVEELLEKLETCKDAQFEILTRFLAGLARYSVFKTLEGVMGEFKMKTAKQILEWVKKKAKEALRGRDKSEALRVCQWLYETQNKKLIRDAIGKDLKMDFSKTTLSPLDCAVLGSVINCCGELEELNLSDTKLTSECITRLAPGLICCRRVILMSCRLTSRRCSALSSALSSPHSRLTELNLSGNNNTNTVFNQDRLQCQIWTDGREVDSK